TCATCCATCTGCTGCTCGTCCCATTCGAGGACTTTAGGGGGGTGGAGCAAATCCCGGCCGTCATTGGGCAATAGGGAGGGTACACCTTGGACTGgtcgcctgtcaatcacagtGCTGACATATAGAAGGGACAAATCTGAGCTCTATAAATCACAGTTAGCTTCCGTTCCTTTAACCGAGGCCTCAACCAAACTGCGTTCATTAGCTCAAATATTTGAAATGCTAACTGGACTGAATCTGAGTCGTGAGGTGTTTGAATCTGTGCGTTTTTCTGGGTCAAAAATAAGACGAACACATGACGCGGTTTAAGTTTTTTATACAATCACATCGTacagataataaaaaacaaatatagcTCACTGAAACGgtagttcatgttttttttctggcttcCATTTATCTTCAAATCACATCTCACGTGCGCGTTCAGGCTGCTTTTGATCCAAGTCCACACCAAACCCCTCTGGGATTTTTAGCATTTTAACGCGAGAACTACAAATCCTGTAAACTCCAAGCTTCCTGATTATCATTTGCAACAATCTGCTGATTTTAGTTCATACAAATAAACTTTGTGAGACCAGAAGCTGTATGTCGTAGATATattatgaattaaaaatgatatGATGCAATAAAAGTTCACAGGATTTATAGACAGCAGGTGGTTAAAAACAGCGGACAGGTCCTTTAAATCGCTCAGTCGGGTTTTGTGTTCGTCCTCAGAAGTCTTTGTAATGCAGCaacctgaacacacaaaaacagatttgaGATGTTAGCAGGTGATTTTGGTGAATGAACCTGGAGGTAAAACTCCTGGAAGAGGCTTTTGAAGTTGTCTCACCTGAAGAGAGGGGCGTGTCCTTTGCTGTTGGCCAATGAGAAGAAGCCGCTGTGTGGGGAGAAGTCGAGGCAGCTGGCTCGATAAACAACCTTCCTCTTGGATACGGGGAAGTTGGAGAAGACGGAGAGGCTTGGCATGTGGACCTGAGAAGACAAAAGCAGGTCAGAGATATCACAGACGGCCATCAGCTGTCtaaacatcctcctcctcttcatcatcatcatcatcatcatcatcatcagctcaCCAGTTTCACGGCCTCGTCCTCGGCACGGGAGGCGATCGCGAGGATCTCAGAGGTGGGGTTAAACCTCAGAGAGGTCGCAGAGGTCAGCAGGTTCATCACCGCCTTCAGAGGCTTGGGATTGGTCGAATTGAGACACGCCTCCTGGGAGTAAATGTTGACCACGCCCGACTGAGAGCTGCAACACAGATAACCAAAAATACTGACACACCTGGAGACAAAATGATCTCTATTTGAGTTTGAACTAATATTtctaaaaatacttttattgtgAGTTTTTAAAACCTTATGAACGACTTTTTAGAAGAATAAACTAAACAAGAAAACCAATGATGTCACtttgacaaagaaacaaaagctcTGTGAATCCACAAAAGTGCGGTAACTAAGCGTCATTATCCCATTCTTcttgtatttcaaaataaaagcatgcgTATCAGAATGAAGGATATGAACATTTATAtggacagaaaaacatttaaaacactgtCGTCTTGATCCGATCCATCACTGATAGCAATATACCATACATgactgtcagccaatcagagagcaggacAGTGCGTGTGGGCGTGTCTTACCCGCAGGCGAGGTAGCGTCCGTTCCGTGACGCGGCGATGGACGTTCCCTTCACGCAGCCGTCATCTGTAAACCTGTTCACGCAGCGACTGCTGCGCATGTCCCACACAtacacctccccctcctctgtacacacacacacacacgttaatcACATGACAGGAAGTGgatctgtgatgtcacaatgcACTCTCTGATCGCTGTGACTCACCTGAGTTGGCGAACACTTTGCTGCCGTCGTGAGAGAAGTCGACGCCGCAGATGTTACCGTTTATCTTCATACTGCGGACCACCTCCttagtctgacacacacacgcacacgcacacacaggatTTGTGTAAACTTCAAACCCTTTTTTAAGGCTCtcatgaagacagaaagaaatagttcattaacTGACTGTTATAAGAAAGTTTGTCTGATTAATACAAAGTGATTCACATCAAATTGAAGATCTACCagcaagcagcagcagaagaagaaaagaagcagaaacaggTGAAGAGGGACACAAAatatcagaagaagaagaagaaacaaaaaaagcagatgTAGCAGGAatataaaaaggaaatgaaaaagcaaagaactagaagaaaaagaagtggaGGCGGGGGGataagaaacagaagaagacgaAGAGAGAAAAGTAGAAGGTGGAGAGGAAGCagcaaagaaacagaagaagaatattAACCTTGAGCGTGAGCAGGTGCAGGTATCCGTTTGTCCCGGTGAGCAGCAGAGCGCCTCCTTCAGGACAAACAGAGAACTCCTTCACTCTGGCTTCATTcagacctgaaacacaaacacaaacatttaaccaCCTGCAGGATGTGTCCGCATGTGACCTCTGCGTGACCTCCGCGTGACCCCTGCTCACCTCTGACCGTGTGCACAGGTGTGACCCGGCCCTCCATCATGTCGTACAGGTAGAACATCTTGTTCTTCAGGCTGGTGGCGATCACCGTCTCGCCGTCCGGGCTGAACGCGGCGCGGTGAATGGGGAAACGCTCCAGGTGGATGCTCTGGATCTTCGGGTTCGACTTCCCGTCCACCTGCAggtcgacacacacacacacacacacaggcacacacacacacacaggcacacaggcacacacacacacacacacacacacacacacacacacacacacacacacacacacacacacacacacacacacacacacacacacacacacacacacacacacacacacacacacacacacacacacacacacacacacacacacacacacacacacacacacacacacacacacacacacacacacacacacacacacacacacacacacacacacacacacacacatcaacatctCCACCTGATTTTACATCCTCTGATATGAAGAGAGATCTGATACGCTGGTGTGCTGAGTGTACCTGGAAGAGGGACAGTGATTGGTCCAGGCCAGCTGTCATGACAACCTGAGCGGAGGGATGGAACTGGACGGTGGTCAGTTTGTCCTCTGATGGACGGGCGCTGTTGGCGTCAAGACGTTTCTTCATCTGGGAACGAGTGAAAACAGAGACTATGGATTTGACTTTGGTTCATTTTGCTCTCTATGAACAAACAAGTTAAGTAATATTAAACTAAAGGGGCGGCAGGTTTGGCTCAGCGGTTAGAGCGTGCGCCTCCTGTACAGAGACAGCGGCCTTAGGTTCAAGCCGACCTCGGTCTTTTGCTGCACGTCGTGCCTGGCTGCTGACGCgaacttaaagaaaaacatggaatCAAACCTGAACGGGCGTCGGGTCTGGACTGAGGTCTCTGCTgaacaccctttttttttttcttttgtagtcAGTGAGGTAACGTACCCTGAGGATGCCACTCGGCAGACTGTCCGAAGACGCCACAAAGTTCCCCGTCCTCCTCAGCAGCTCATCGTCCTCTTCATCCTCGTCTTCTTCATCTTCAGCGGCTTCATAAACACGGAAACACACGCTGTgattttgaacatgttttatcaTCTGAAGATTTAAAAAGGAAATCACAGCGTCTTCCtacctttcttcttcttcttcttcttcctgtcgCTGACGTCTGCCCACGACGGGGTTCCTCCCATCGACTTCTGAAACCTGAAACACACCCGGTCAACAAAcaggtactgtgtgtgtgtgtgtgtgtgtgtaagtaggagtgtgtgtgtgtactcactgGTCTCTCATTCTCTGCTGCAGTTTCTGTTTGTTCATGGTTGACTCAGCCTCTCCTCTGATCAGGTCTCTACGGAAACGATGCTTCATGTccaccctgaaacacaaacacacacctgagatCTGACACAGAATGACGGCTGCTCATTTTTAACTCATTTCCCTTTattgcattttatttcttttactcctttttagtttgtttatttcccttaGTTACTTTAAATAAGGTGTTATCATTAAtgggggggggcggggcttcacatTAGTTCCATCCAAACTCTGAATTTCTCTGAAACTGAGCCGAGCCCAAGAAGAAGAACTCACTGTTCCTCTCGCTCGTCATCCTCGTCCACCCAGGCCGCAGCTTTTCTGCTCGGCAGCAGGCGAGCTCCGTCCTCAGCCTCAGAGTCGGCTGACTCCTCGTCTCCGTCCTCCTCCAACAGAGTCCCCGTCCCCGTCCGCACCCCATCCTCCTGCTCAAACACAGAAAGTGATGTCAGAGGACGCGACAGGGAGACACTCGTGAGGTCTGTCCCAACGTGAGCTGAGAGGGAGGCGACATCTGGAGGACTCGTTATGAGTTTTAAAAGGAGAATTTTTGACGAGGTAAACAGGTCAGGCTACAGACTCCACTCAGATGGCATTAGGgatcgtgagttgagtgaatgTTACATCAATTTTCATGCATTTTagcaaaaaattaaataaaatgtgatgttAATTCATTAGGTATTCTTAcagtatacttttttttttaaccgtctttattgacaaaattaaaatatgcaaaaaatgtttatataaaCTCTTAAAGAGGATAACTTAAACAagttatttcaaaaataaatcaagactaGGGGGGATtacatatataaataataaataaataaataaaaatcaaacttttcaaaaagtaaacaagcagacaacaaTCTGgagcaaggacaaaaaaaaaatcaacaagggccagaaatcaaaacaataagaatTTCCATAAGTCAGCACTCAACCTTTCTAACAATCCTGctagatttaatttttttcagataagaaaaaaatatttgaaataatttaTAAACCAGTCAAAGGAGGGTTTGCTGTTTCTCACATATTGAGTTTTTGTGAGAATACATTTATACAGCTGACATTATATTATGCAAGCCGAATTTACCAGAAATAACTAAAAGTAATAGAAGAATTAAATCTTGCTCCAAGTTGTACATAAAAGCGACTTTTTCCCAGGAGAAACACAAACTTAGTATATTTCTAAACGGGGTCTGGTTGGTAAGAGAATACCTCCACGAGTCTCTCCACCAGCTCATCCTCCGCCCCGAACACGagctcctccagcagcttcaCCGACCCGTCTTCCTCTCCCAGCACCCGAACACTCGCCACGTTTTTCTGCCGTTTTTGTGCCTCTTCCACCGGGTCCAGCTTCGGTGGTCGAGCCCTCTTCTTCACCTTCTTCTCGGCCGGCTCTCTCACCTCCTCCGCCGGCAGCTTGATAACGTTGAGGTCCGCCATGTTTCAAAACGTCATCCAAACCAAACTCCTCAGACAAAACCTGCAGATTTAAGCTCTCAGTGTTCATGTATGTGAAATACTCAGGTCTTGTGTTTTTCATCCACATTCAGCAACAAATCTTCCCCATGTGGActcctctgtttttcttcatgtgctTCCGGGAGGAggaactctgaactctgaacctaggaaaacaaaaagcctGCCCCCTAGTGTTCATTGGTAGACCAAcatgcatttcttttaaataaagaatttaaATTAACCCCAATCAATGATGGATTCATTCATTAATTTGCAAGTTATAAAACAATCATTGTCCTTACGATCAATTAAGTGTCCAGCAACTGAATTAATTtatgatgtctttgtttttatgtgcaataataatgttacattaatgttatattatgtttaaccatccactttgtgcaataacatgttgcACCTTATGTGacctgtgtgcatgtctgtgttacacggAATATTACagactacacttttgtcaaatagctgatttattttttatttttttaaatctttttttatttattttttatctatttttttgtatgttcttaatttttatttttttatttaaattgtactgtgttcactttttgttagcaatctttgctctttgctgctgtaacaatgtaaatttccccgttgtgggataaataaaggattatcttaatTATTGAGTAGaatatttactgtttttgtcttgtccAATCAAAAATGGCTGTACACTCtcgtttctttttctccttcaaaCTCACAACTTTTTGCTGATTTTCCACAAGCTGTAAAGATTATATAAAGACGTTAAATATAAACTGATACAAATGtcataaaacaaatgcaaaatactttaaataacaGACAGGAAATAGTATAATTTAAAGAGAGTTTATGGAAGTaacaattattttaacattaattTTATAAATGAAGTATGACTGAAACAATCACTTACACAGcagatttgttttgtcttcagaCTCGGGAATATGAAGCTCAAAAGCTGTCGACAAAATTCCCACGCTCTGGACATCATCTACCTTTTCTCAGTGACTCAAACACAAGCAGGTGCATGGACAACAATGAAGACAAACATGACTCTACTTTGGTGTTTGTCCACCGTTTGACCTCAGTCTGAAAGAAACAGACGAGACGATTCAGAACAGTTTGAGAGTTTATTTCAGACAGCTGCAGTTAAAGTACAGAGACCAGTTAGAGAGAGCATGCTGTTAAACTGGGAATCTAACGAACCATCAGTCCCAGTTTGAGTCTAAAGCTACTTTGATCACTACGGTTAGAACGACTGTCTGTCCTCCTAATAAGTCACTTTAAACATTATTAACATGATTAGTTTTACAGTTTATGACTGAAGTTTTACAGCAAACAGTTTGTAAGGCAgatggggggaggggcttaCAACTTCCTGTCGCAGTTAACGATGCACCAACATCTCTACCAACGTCTCTACTGCACATGTGCAACTCTTTAATGGGCTTTAATCACCAACCTGAATGACAGATAAAGATGTTTTGCCCAgaccaggaagaaaaaaagatgacatcagCGGATATTTGATTTCAGTCTGGTACCAAACAGCTTCATGCAAACAGCTGGTTTTGATATTTGCATTCGGTTGACATCTTACTGAAATCAAGTGTTGCCATTAGAAGTAAATGATCGGTGTTGGGTAGgactgggaatctttgggtgtctcacggtTCGATCGATTTCGATTATTGGGGCcgcgattcgattcagaatctaatCTGGTCTACTTCTGAATTAGTTCATACTTCAGGATCTTCttcagtcatctgtgagactggctgaatttcttggcgttatactgagttaaagagctagcattaagcacttagcagggagcgACTGATTAGCCACATTTCTGCATGACACCAGATTACACTTCTATACGGTGCAAAGCTGTTGGAAAAATCGCTCACCAAACCCCATTCAAATTATTGCTATTTTAACGTTCTGTTGATAATAGGCCGATGCAGATTGGGAGAACAACGTGATGACTTGTTACGATGAAGAGGAACGGGGCCTTCAGGGTCGCTGTTAGCAGTAAACATGGCTGACTTTAAGAAGGCCGGAGGTAAATGGAGGTTTGTCGTTAAAAGGTTGAGATGAATCGTGTTCACAACTGCGACTGAAGCTCGtcatcaaaatgttaaataatcaCATCGATGAGGGTGTTCACCTAAACTTTCAAACAAAACTCATCAGTGTGACCTgcgatttctttttttttttcaatcactaaaacaagaaaaacgGAAACCTGCTCCCCCACACGGACCAACaaaccaaaatgaaaaaaaacaaacagaatttaaaccacagaagaagagtaCAACAGGAACTGATGTTCTCCTGCGGCACTGACAGAGGAAATCAATTAATGAACTCAATCCATTCAGGTTCATTAAGACAAGTGGAGATAGTGATGACCAAGTGACCCAGTTTCAGGACGGACGATGAGAGAGGACCACAGTCCACTTTAAGAGTCTTAatttgcagatttaaaaaaaatgatgttacGAGAAACCGTTGTGATGCTAAAGAAAAAGTTCTTATCTTATGACCaatttaataaaatgaaaagcaaattTTCATCGTTAAAATCCTGATATGAGATAAAGTCATTATTTCACACgtaaaaaaaaacgctaggtggacaagTGGCTTTATCTCATTATGTTGACCTGCCTATGACTTTCATACAAACTTCCTCACGTCTTATTTCTCATCAAAACTTCACAGATTTACcgtcatgttttcattttctttacatcaacataaatttttttatgattctgaCTTTTTACTCAtaatattttgatttcattcTCAATTACTGCGACTTCTcctcataaaaataaatcactatACATGTAGAATATTGACAATTTTCATATataatacattttctgttgtCTCGTCCTGACAGCCACGGTTATTATCTCATCACATGAAACACTTTGAACTATGggtgaattattatttttttgaacaCTGCATGTAGAAAATGGAGACGTCGGCGTCATGACGACAATTATAAAACGCTcaaagatgaagagaaacaaaaaaaaaacatggaacgAAGAGGAGGATCAAAGGGGAACGGAGGCTGGAttgagagaggaaggaggaagagaggacagGAAGGAGGGAGATGGTAAAAAAGGCGCAAGGGGAGGGAAGATAGAACtgaagaaatgagaaaaagcGCAAGGGAGGAGCAAGCAAGGAGGGATGAGAAGGAAGAATGGGAGGAGCgcaaaaagaggaggaaaaggatgGATAGTAATGAGCAAAATGAAATGGGCACAAAGGAGAGAGGAAGTAAGAGAAAGGGGAATAAGAGTCCCTGCTGCAGGTGGAAGACTTCCTGTGTGGCCGTGATTGTCTGTCCCTTCACCCCCCTTACATCAGAGCAACATGGTATGACCCGCCACGCTACCTGCAGCAGGGGGAGGAGTCAGGGGAGGGgagtagggggggggggtcaggtaATTTTCTGTCCACGTTGGCACTTAAAGATTCAACCTCCTCAGAAACTGATCCGTGTCTCTGTCTGAGGTCACATCGGGTCACGTAACCATGAAAATGAAGCGCGTCGCAGGGCTTACATGATGCAGGTTAGCCGAAGTATTTACAGGTGTTACACGTGTCGTCATGGCAGTCTGTAAACGGTTCATCCTCCATGTTGGTTCAGAGTGTCAGAGTGAAGCAGGATATGATCCCAGACTACTTTCTTC
This Labrus bergylta chromosome 16, fLabBer1.1, whole genome shotgun sequence DNA region includes the following protein-coding sequences:
- the utp18 gene encoding U3 small nucleolar RNA-associated protein 18 homolog isoform X2 yields the protein MADLNVIKLPAEEVREPAEKKVKKRARPPKLDPVEEAQKRQKNVASVRVLGEEDGSVKLLEELVFGAEDELVERLVEEDGVRTGTGTLLEEDGDEESADSEAEDGARLLPSRKAAAWVDEDDEREEQVDMKHRFRRDLIRGEAESTMNKQKLQQRMRDQFQKSMGGTPSWADVSDRKKKKKKKAAEDEEDEDEEDDELLRRTGNFVASSDSLPSGILRMKKRLDANSARPSEDKLTTVQFHPSAQVVMTAGLDQSLSLFQVDGKSNPKIQSIHLERFPIHRAAFSPDGETVIATSLKNKMFYLYDMMEGRVTPVHTVRGLNEARVKEFSVCPEGGALLLTGTNGYLHLLTLKTKEVVRSMKINGNICGVDFSHDGSKVFANSEEGEVYVWDMRSSRCVNRFTDDGCVKGTSIAASRNGRYLACGSQSGVVNIYSQEACLNSTNPKPLKAVMNLLTSATSLRFNPTSEILAIASRAEDEAVKLVHMPSLSVFSNFPVSKRKVVYRASCLDFSPHSGFFSLANSKGHAPLFRLLHYKDF
- the utp18 gene encoding U3 small nucleolar RNA-associated protein 18 homolog isoform X3, translated to MADLNVIKLPAEEVREPAEKKVKKRARPPKLDPVEEAQKRQKNVASVRVLGEEDGSVKLLEELVFGAEDELVERLVEQEDGVRTGTGTLLEEDGDEESADSEAEDGARLLPSRKAAAWVDEDDEREEQVDMKHRFRRDLIRGEAESTMNKQKLQQRMRDQFQKSMGGTPSWADVSDRKKKKKKAAEDEEDEDEEDDELLRRTGNFVASSDSLPSGILRMKKRLDANSARPSEDKLTTVQFHPSAQVVMTAGLDQSLSLFQVDGKSNPKIQSIHLERFPIHRAAFSPDGETVIATSLKNKMFYLYDMMEGRVTPVHTVRGLNEARVKEFSVCPEGGALLLTGTNGYLHLLTLKTKEVVRSMKINGNICGVDFSHDGSKVFANSEEGEVYVWDMRSSRCVNRFTDDGCVKGTSIAASRNGRYLACGSQSGVVNIYSQEACLNSTNPKPLKAVMNLLTSATSLRFNPTSEILAIASRAEDEAVKLVHMPSLSVFSNFPVSKRKVVYRASCLDFSPHSGFFSLANSKGHAPLFRLLHYKDF
- the utp18 gene encoding U3 small nucleolar RNA-associated protein 18 homolog isoform X1 is translated as MADLNVIKLPAEEVREPAEKKVKKRARPPKLDPVEEAQKRQKNVASVRVLGEEDGSVKLLEELVFGAEDELVERLVEQEDGVRTGTGTLLEEDGDEESADSEAEDGARLLPSRKAAAWVDEDDEREEQVDMKHRFRRDLIRGEAESTMNKQKLQQRMRDQFQKSMGGTPSWADVSDRKKKKKKKAAEDEEDEDEEDDELLRRTGNFVASSDSLPSGILRMKKRLDANSARPSEDKLTTVQFHPSAQVVMTAGLDQSLSLFQVDGKSNPKIQSIHLERFPIHRAAFSPDGETVIATSLKNKMFYLYDMMEGRVTPVHTVRGLNEARVKEFSVCPEGGALLLTGTNGYLHLLTLKTKEVVRSMKINGNICGVDFSHDGSKVFANSEEGEVYVWDMRSSRCVNRFTDDGCVKGTSIAASRNGRYLACGSQSGVVNIYSQEACLNSTNPKPLKAVMNLLTSATSLRFNPTSEILAIASRAEDEAVKLVHMPSLSVFSNFPVSKRKVVYRASCLDFSPHSGFFSLANSKGHAPLFRLLHYKDF